A region of the Sinorhizobium arboris LMG 14919 genome:
ATGAGGGTACGGTCCAGATCAAGAACCGCAACATGCTGCGCAACTCCGATGGCGTACTCGTCGCCATGGGCCGCAACATGGCGATCCAGATCCTCGACGAACGCGGTGTCGAGCGCTCCTCGCAGCGCGTTGCTTATGGTTCGAAGATCTTCGTCGACGATGGCGACAAGGTGAAGCGCGGTCAGCGTTTCGCGGAATGGGATCCCTACACCCGGCCGATGATGACGGAAGTGGAAGGTACCGTTCACTTCGAAGACGTGATCGACGGCATCTCGGTTCTGGAATCGACCGACGAGTCGACCGGCATCACCAAGCGCCAGGTCATCGACTGGCGCTCGACGCCGCGCGGCACCGACCTGAAGCCTGCGATCGTCATCAAGGACAAGAATGGCAACATTGCCAAGCTTGCCCGCGGCGGCGAGGCCCGCTTCATGCTCTCGGTCGACGCGATCCTTTCGGTCGAGCCGGGGCAGAAGGTCAGCCAGGGCGACGTTCTTGCCCGTTCGCCGCTCGAAAGCGCCAAGACCAAGGACATCACCGGTGGTCTGCCGCGCGTTGCCGAACTGTTCGAGGCACGCCGCCCGAAGGATCACGCCATCATCGCGGAGATCGATGGCACGATCCGTTTCGGCCGCGATTACAAGAACAAGCGTCGCGTGATGATCGAGCCGGCGGAAGACGGCGTCGAACCGGTCGAGTACCTGATCCCGAAGGGCAAGCCCTTCCATCTTCAGGATGGCGACTACATCGAAAAGGGCGACTACATCCTCGACGGCAACCCGGCGCCGCATGACATCCTGGCGATCAAGGGCGTGGAAGCGCTTGCTTCCTACCTCGTGAATGAAATCCAGGAAGTCTACCGACTGCAGGGCGTTGTCATCAACGACAAGCACATCGAGGTGATCGTCCGCCAGATGCTGCAGAAGGTCGAAATCACCGATGCCGGTGACTCGACCTATATCGTCGGCGACAACGTCGACCGCATCGAGCTCGAGGACGTCAACGATTCCCTCCTTGCCGAAGGCAAGAAGCCCGCTTTTGGCGAGCCGGTCCTGCTCGGCATCACCAAGGCATCGTTGCAGACCCCGTCCTTCATCTCGGCCGCTTCGTTCCAGGAGACCACCAAGGTCCTCACCGAAGCTGCGGTCGCAGGCAAGACGGACAATCTGCAGGGCCTGAAGGAGAACGTCATTGTCGGCCGCCTCATCCCGGCCGGTACGGGCGGCACGATGACGCAAATCCGCCGAATCGCCACGGCGCGCGACGAGTTGATCCTCGAAGAGCGCCGCAAGGGCACGGGTGCCGAAAGCGCCACTCCGATGCTCGCCGATATGGCGAACGATCCCGCTGCGGCGGAGTAAGCCGAAAGGGCAGGGTGGCTGCCCTCACTCGTGAATCAATAAAGCCGCCCGGAGCGATCCGGGCGGCTTTTCAGGTTGTTCCGGGGAGCGCGGTGAAACAACGCGAGCCGGTTCCGGATGGCGGCGGATCGCTCAGCTGAAGCGAATGATAGCGACTTCTCCCTCGAGCGCGCCCTGATAGGCGGAAGCGTGCGGCTCTTCGTCCGGTACGCCGTCCAGGGTGCCGATCTGGTCTAGATCGGCTTCCAGGAAGCCCTCCTCGGCCAGTGCATTCAGCGCTTCGCGCACGGCCGTATCGTCGTCCGGCGCCCGGAGCATCACGTGAATGTCAACGCCTTCGCTGTCGCCGTCGGCTTCGTAGGCTTTGCCGATGACGATGAAGATCATCGGTTCGTCGGGTGCGTTGTCGTTATCCGGTGTGACAGACATGGAAACATCCTCTTCGAAGAATAGTAGCGGGCGATCGCGTTCATTTTAGGCCGAAAGCGGCCGAAACCGTCGCGATCGATTCTCAAGCGTTGAGACGAGGGATGCGGGGAAACCGGATACACTTTGCCTCATCCTGCTCTACTGCATATTGCGCCAGATCGAAACCCGTTCCGGAATCGGGGCGGATGGCTTCAAAAAAAGGTGGTGAGGGACGCGCTGGTGGAGGAAGAGGAGGGCGGACGACTCGCCGTCGTGGAAAACGACAGAAAGAGGTTGCTGATTCCTTAAGTGCGAACGACTATGCGACGATGCGGGCCGGCGTTCGGCCAACCCGCGGGCAGAACCAGGGCGCAAAGCCTTGTTTCTCGGGCATATCAGGGCTGCAGTGCCCAGATTATTTCTTAATTGCCCTTGACGGATCGCCCCGAAATCAGTACACCCCGCCGCATCAGAGCCCATGTGAGGCTGGCTGGTTCGGAACGGCGCGTTCTGGAGTTCGCCTCAAACAAGGTTCAAAACGCACGCTGACGACATAATGCTGCACGCAAGACGCGCGAAATAGGGCGTCCTCTGCTTTTGGTGGGGCCATCTGCGAAAAGGCGGATCGGCCCTCGTTTTGCGCATTTCATAGGCGTTCGTTGTTGCCGGCGACGGCAAGCGATCCGCCCGAAAGGGTAACGAGACAAGTTTTTGTAAGGGATGGTTAGATGCCTACCGTAAACCAGCTGATCCGCAAGCCGCGTCAGGCACAGGTAAAGCGCAACAAGGTTCCTGCTCTGCAGGAGAACCCGCAGAAGCGCGGCGTTTGCACCCGCGTCTACACGACGACCCCGAAGAAGCCGAACTCGGCTCTCCGTAAGGTTGCCAAGATCCGCCTGACCAACGGCTTCGAAGTGATCGGCTACATTCCGGGTGAAGGCCACAACCTTCAGGAGCACTCCGTGGTCATGATCCGCGGCGGCCGCGTGAAGGACCTTCCGGGTGTTCGTTACCACATCATCCGCGGCGTTCTCGATACGCAGGGTGTGAAGAACCGCAAGCAGCGCCGTTCCAAGTATGGCGCGAAGCGTCCGAAATAACATCGCAACCGGCGCCATTTCGCTGGTCACAAGATTTAAAAGTTGAGAGACGAAAAGTATGTCCCGACGTCACAGAGCAGAAAAGCGTGAGATCAATCCGGATCCGAAGTTCGGTGATCTGGTCGTCACGAAGTTCATGAACGCAATCATGCTGCACGGCAAGAAGTCCGTTGCGGAGAGCATCGTCTACGGTGCGTTCGATGCGGTCCAGTCGAAGCTGAAGCAGGAGCCGGTCGCCGTGTTCCACTCCGCGCTCGACAACATTGCTCCGCATGTCGAAGTGCGTTCGCGCCGCGTCGGTGGTGCTACTTACCAGGTTCCGGTCGATGTTCGTCCGGAGCGCCGCCAGGCTCTCGCTATCCGCTGGCTGATCGCGGCTGCCCGTAAGCGCAATGAAACGACCATGGTCGATCGCCTGTGCGGCGAACTCATGGACGCAGCGAACAATCGCGGCAGCGCAGTGAAGAAGCGCGAAGACACCCACAAGATGGCTGATGCCAACCGTGCGTTCTCGCACTACCGTTGGTAATCCGAACAGGTTTCGAAAGGCAGTCTCTCATGGCTCGCGAATATAAAATCGAAGACTACCGAAATTTCGGTATCATGGCGCACATCGACGCCGGCAAGACGACGACGACCGAGCGTATCCTTTACTACACCGGCAAGTCCCACAAGATCGGCGAAGTCCATGACGGCGCTGCAACCATGGACTGGATGGAGCAGGAGCAGGAGCGCGGCATTACGATTACGTCTGCTGCTACGACGACCTTCTGGAAGGGTCGCGACGGTAAGACGCGCCGCTTCAACATCATCGACACTCCCGGCCACGTCGACTTCACGATCGAAGTCGAGCGCTCGCTGCGCGTTCTCGACGGCGCGATCGCGCTCCTCGATGCCAATGCCGGCGTCGAGCCGCAGACGGAAACCGTCTGGCGCCAGGCGGAGAAGTATCATGTTCCGCGCATGATCTTCTGCAACAAGATGGACAAGACCGGTGCGGACTTCTACCGTTCGGTCGAAATGATCAAGGCGCGCCTCGGCGCGACGGCTGTCGTCATGCAGCTGCCGATCGGCGCTGAAAGCGACTTCAAGGGCGTCGTCGACCTGATCGAGATGAATGCTCTCGTATGGCGCGACGAATCCCTCGGCGCCCAGTGGGACGTCGTCGAAATCCCGGCCGACATGAAGGAAAAGGCGGAAGAGTACCGTGAAAAGCTGATCGAGACGGTTGTCGAGATCGACGAAGCGGCAATGGAAGCCTACCTTGAAGGCACCTATCCGGACAACGACAAGATCCGCGAACTGGTTCGTCGCGGTACGATCGACGTCAAGTTCCACCCGATGTTCTGCGGCACGGCCTTCAAGAACAAGGGCGTTCAGCCTCTGCTCGACGCAGTTGTAGACTACCTGCCGTCGCCGATCGACATTCCGGCGATCAAGGGCATCGACGTCAAGACGGACGGCGAGATCATCCGTAAGGCTGACGACAACGAGCCGCTTTCGATGCTGGCGTTCAAGATCATGAACGACCCGTTCGTCGGTTCGCTGACCTTCGCGCGCATCTATTCCGGCAAGCTCGAAAAGGGCACGTCGGTGATGAATACGGTCAAGGAGAAACGCGAGCGCGTCGGCCGTATGCTGCAGATGCACTCCAACTCGCGTGAAGACATCGAAGAAGCCTTCGCTGGCGACATCGTTGCTCTGGCCGGCCTTAAGGAAACCACCACGGGCGATACGCTTTGCGATCCGCTGAAGCCGGTTATCCTGGAGCGCATGGAATTCCCGGAGCCGGTCATCCAGATCGCGATCGAGCCGAAGACGAAGGGCGACCAGGAAAAGATGGGCCTCGCGCTCAACCGTCTGGCTGCCGAAGATCCGTCCTTCCGCGTCAAGACCGATGAGGAATCCGGCCAGACGATCATCGCCGGCATGGGCGAACTTCACCTGGACATCATCGTCGACCGCATGCGTCGCGAGTTCAAGGTCGAAGCTTCGGTCGGTGCTCCGCAGGTTGCCTACCGCGAAACCATCACGCGTCAGCACGAGGAAGACTACACGCACAAGAAGCAGTCCGGTGGTACCGGTCAGTTCGCTCGCGTCAAGATCGTCTTCGAGCCGAACCCGGAAGGCGAAGATTTCGTATTCGAGTCGAAGATCGTCGGCGGTGCCGTTCCGAAGGAGTACATTCCGGGCGTTCAGAAGGGTATCGAAAGCGTTCTGTCCTCGGGTCCGCTTGCTGGCTTCCCGATGCTGGGCGTCAAGGCGACGCTGATCGACGGTGCGTTCCATGACGTCGACTCGTCGGTCCTGGCCTTCGAAATCGCTTCCCGTGCCTGCTTCCGCGAAGCGGCCAAGAAGGCTGGTGCTCAGCTTCTCGAGCCGATCATGAAGGTCGAGGTCGTGACGCCGGAAGATTACGTCGGTGACGTTATCGGTGACCTGAACTCTCGCCGTGGCCAGATCCAGGGTCAGGAAGCCCGCGGCGTCGCCGTGGTGATCAATGCCCACGTGCCGCTCGCGAACATGTTCAAGTACGTGGACAACCTGCGTTCCATGTCGCAGGGCCGCGCTCAGTACACGATGCTGTTCGATCACTACGCGCCGGTTCCGTCGAACGTCGCGCAGGAAATCCAGGCGAAGTATTCCGGTCAGAAGTGACCGGAATAGCCTCGCGCTGAAACAGAATGAAAAGATTTCCCCTCTAGGGGACAGGAAACGGAGAGCCGGAAATGGCAAAGAGCAAATTTGAGCGCAATAAGCCGCACGTTAACATTGGCACGATTGGCCACGTTGACCATGGCAAGACGTCGCTGACGGCAGCGATCACGAAGTATTTCGGCGAGTTCAAGGCGTATGACCAGATCGACGCTGCGCCGGAAGAAAAGGCGCGCGGGATCACGATTTCGACGGCGCACGTGGAATACGAGACGCCGAACCGTCACTATGCGCATGTCGACTGCCCCGGCCACGCCGACTACGTCAAGAACATGATCACCGGTGCGGCGCAGATGGACGGCGCTATTCTGGTGGTTTCGGCAGCCGACGGCCCGATGCCGCAGACGCGCGAACACATTCTGCTCGCCCGCCAGGTCGGCGTTCCGGCGATTGTGGTGTTCCTGAACAAGGTCGACCAGGTCGACGACGCGGAACTTCTCGAGCTCGTCGAGCTGGAAGTGCGCGAACTTCTGTCGTCCTACGAATTCCCGGGCGACGACATCCCGATCATCAAGGGTTCGGCTCTGGCTGCGCTTGAAGATTCGGACAAGAAGATCGGCGAAGACGCGATCCGCGAGCTGATGGCTGCGGTCGACTCCTACATTCCGACGCCGGAGCGTCCGATCGACCAGCCGTTCCTGATGCCGATCGAAGACGTGTTCTCGATCTCGGGCCGCGGTACGGTTGTGACCGGCCGCGTCGAGCGCGGCATCGTCAAGGTGGGTGAGGAAATCGAGATCGTCGGCATCCGTCCGACGACGAAGACGACCTGCACGGGCGTTGAAATGTTCCGCAAGCTGCTCGACCAGGGCCAGGCCGGCGACAACATCGGCGCGCTTCTGCGCGGCGTCGACCGCAACGGGGTCGAGCGCGGTCAGATTCTGTGCAAGCCGGGTTCGGTCAAGCCGCACCGCAAGTTCAAGGCTGAAGCCTACATCCTGACGAAGGAAGAGGGCGGCCGTCATACGCCGTTCTTCACCAACTACCGTCCGCAGTTCTACTTCCGCACGACGGACGTGACCGGCATCGTGACGCTGCCGGAAGGCACGGAAATGGTCATGCCGGGCGACAACGTCACGGTTGACGTCGAGCTGATCGTGCCGATCGCGATGGAAGAAAAGCTGCGCTTCGCTATCCGCGAAGGCGGCCGCACCGTCGGCGCAGGCATCGTCGCCTCCATCGTCGAGTAAAAAGAAAACGGCTTGAGCCGTTTCGGCAGGGACATGGTCGGCCATGTCCCTGCGATTTTTGAAAAGAAGCGGCTAAGCGAAACGAATACTTCAAGTGTGTGCCTCGTGAGCACACCGGAAAACACGAGCAAGGACAAGTCGAATGAACGGCCAGAATATCCGCATCCGCCTCAAGGCGTTTGATCACCGGATCCTCGATGCCTCCACGCGCGAAATCGTGTCGACGGCCAAGCGCACCGGTGCGAGTGTGCGCGGGCCCGTGCCGCTTCCGACCCGGATTGAGAAATTCACGGTCAACCGGTCGCCCCACGTCGACAAGAAGAGCCGCGAACAGTTCGAGATGCGCACGCACAAGCGTCTTCTCGATATCGTAGATCCGACCCCGCAGACGGTGGACGCGCTGATGAAGCTCGATCTGGCCGCCGGCGTCGACGTCGAGATCAAGCTGTAAGACCCGGCGCAAGCCGAAATAACAAGGAAGGTACGTGGAGCTTCTCCAACGGCTTCCAGGAACAGGAAACCGGAAGGTGCGTCAAGCACCGGATGGGAACCCTAAACAAGAGGCGTGAACCGATGCGTTCAGGTGTGATTGCACAGAAGGTGGGAATGACCCGCGTCTACAACGACGCCGGCGAGCATATCCCGGTAACAGTATTGCGGCTGGAAAACTGCCAGGTAGTGGCCCACCGCACGGAAGAAAAGAACGGGTATACGGCAGTTCAGCTGGGTGCCGGCCGTTCGAAGGTCAAGAATACGCCGAAGGCTATGCGCGGCCATTTCGCCGCTGCGAGCGTTGAGCCGAAGGCAAAGCTCGTCGAGTTCCGCGTGAGCGCCGACAACCTGATCGACATTGGCGCCGAGCTTACGGCGGGCCATTTCGTCGCCGGGCAGCTCGTGGACGTTACCGGCACCACCATCGGTAAGGGTTTTGCCGGCGCTATCAAGCGCCATAACTTCGGCGGCCTGCGTGCAACGCACGGCGTGTCCGTATCGCACCGTTCGCATGGTTCGACCGGTTCCAACCAGGATCCGGGCCGCGTCTGGAAGGGCAAGCGCATGGCTGGTCATATGGGCCAGACGCGCGTCACCACGCAGAACCTCGAAGTCGTATCGACCGACGAAGATCGTGGTCTGATCCTGGTCAAGGGTGCAGTTCCCGGCTCCAAGGGTTCCTGGATCGTCGTCCGTGACGCCATCAAGTCGGGCACTCCGGAAGGCGCACCGCGCCCTGCCGCAGTGCGCGCCGCAGAATCGAAGTAAGGGAGCCGAATAATGGATCTCACCGTCAAAACCCTCGAGGGCAAGGACGCGGGAAAGGTTTCCCTTTCTGACGCCATTTTCGGTCTCGAGCCTCGTGAAGACATCATCGCCCGCGTCGTTCGCTGGCAGCTCGCAAAGCGCCAGCAGGGCACGCACAAGTCCAAGGGCCGTGCGGAAGTCTCCCGTACCGGCGCCAAGATGTACAAGCAGAAGGGTACGGGCCGCGCCCGCCACCATTCGGCTCGTGCTCCGCAGTTCCGCGGCGGCGGCAAGGCTCACGGTCCGGTCGTCCGCAGCCATGCACACGATCTTCCGAAGAAGATCCGTGCACTCGGCCTGCGCCATGCGCTGTCGGCCAAGCTGAAGGCTGAAGAGATCATCGTCGTCGACGATCTCGTCGCCAATGAAGCAAAGACGAAGGCGCTCGCCGGTGCATTCGCCTCGCTCGGCCTCACCAACGCCCTGATCATCGGCGGAGCCGAGATCGAAGGCAACTTCAAGCTCGCAGCCCAGAACATCCCGAATGTGGACGTTCTGCCGGTTCAGGGCATCAACGTTTACGACATTCTGCGCCGTGGCAAGCTCGTGCTTTCCAAGGCTGCTGTGGAAGCTCTGGAGGAGCGGTTCAAATGACGGATCTTCGGCACTACGACGTGATCGTGTCTCCCTCGATCACCGAAAAGTCGACGCTGGTCTCGGAACAGAACCAGGTCGTCTTCAATGTCGCCAAGGGTGCTTCGAAGCCTGAGATCAAGGCTGCCGTCGAAGCGCTGTTCGGCGTGAAGGTCACGGCCGTGAACACGCTCGTCCGCAAGGGCAAGCTGAAGCGCTTCCGCGGCTTCGCCGGAAAGCAGAAGGACGTGAAGAAGGCGATCGTAACGCTCGCCGACGGTCAGTCCATCGACGTTTCCACCGGTCTCTAACGGATAGGCCCATTTAGGGTAAAAACCCAAAAGGGAACATGAAAATGGCATTGAAAAGCTTCAATCCGACGACGCCGAGCCAGCGTCAACTGGTCATCGTCAGCCGGGCGGGCCTCTACAAGGGCAAGCCGGTAAAGACGCTGACCGAGGGCCTGTCCTCCAAGGGCGGTCGCAACAATCTGGGCCGCATCACCGTCCGTTTCCAGGGCGGTGGTCACAAGCGGACCTACCGTCTGGTCGACTTCAAGCGTCGCAAGTTCGACGTCGAAGGCACGGTCGAGCGTCTGGAATACGACCCGAACCGCACGGCTTTCATCGCGCTCGTCAACTATGCTGACGGTGAACAGGCCTATATCCTGGCGCCGCAGCGCCTGGCCGCGGGCGATAAGGTGATTGCCTCGGAAAAGGCCGTCGACGTAAAGCCCGGCAACGCTATGCCGCTGCAGTTCATTCCGGTCGGCTCCATCATCCACAACGTGGAAATGAAGCCGGGCAAGGGTGGGCAGATCGCCCGCTCCGCCGGAACCTACGCTCAGCTCGTCGGCCGCGACCAGGGGATGGCGATCCTGCGCCTGAACTCGGGCGAGCAGCGCCTGGTGCACGGCTCTTGCCTCGCATCGATCGGTGCTGTATCGAACCCCGACCACGGCAACATCAATGATGGTAAGGCCGGCCGTTCGCGCTGGCGCGGCAAGCGCCCGCACGTACGCGGCGTTGTCATGAACCCGGTCGACCATCCGCACGGCGGCGGCGAAGGCCGCACCTCCGGTGGTCGCCATCCGGTCACTCCATGGGGCAAGCCCACAAAGGGTAAGCGCACGCGCTCCAACAAGTCGACCGACAAGTTCATTATGCGCTCGCGTCATCAGCGCAAGAAGTAAGAGAGGAAGTCTCAAGTGGCTCGTTCAGTATGGAAAGGTCCGTTTGTTGACGGTTATCTTCTCAAGAAGGCTGAGAAGGTCCGCGAAGGCGGCCGCAACGAAGTGATCAAGATGTGGAGCCGTCGCTCCACGATCCTTCCGCAGTTCGTCGGTCTGACCTTCGGCGTCTACAACGGCAACAAGCATGTTCCCGTCTCGGTGTCCGAGGAAATGGTCGGTCACAAGTTCGGTGAATTCGCTCCGACCCGGACCTATTACGGTCATGGCGCGGACAAGAAAGCGAAGAGGAAGTAACAATGGGCAAGGCAAAAGCCGAACGCCGGCTGAAGGATAATGAGGCGCAGGCCGTTGCGCGCACGATCCGCGTCAGCCCCCAGAAGCTCAACCTTGTTGCCGCGCTGATCCGCGGCAAGAAGGTAGACCGGGCTCTGGCCGAACTCGAGTTCTCGCGCAAGCGCATTGCAGGCACGGTCAAGAAGACGCTTGAATCTGCGATCGCTAACGCAGAGAACAACCATGATCTCGACGTTGATTCGCTCATCGTCGCAGAAGCTTTTGTTGGCAAGTCGATCGTGATGAAGCGCTTCCACGCCCGTGGTCGCGGCCGTGCATCGCGCGTCGAAAAGCCGTTCGCGCACTTGACGATCGTCGTTCGTGAAGTGGAAGCCAAAGGGGAGGCCGCATAATGGGCCAGAAAATTAATCCGATCGGTTTCCGTCTCGGCATCAACCGGACCTGGGATAGCCGTTGGTTCGCGGATAACGCGGAATACGGCCAGCTTCTTCACGAAGACCTGAAGATCCGCGCCTATCTGATGGAAGAACTGAAGGCGGCCGGTATCGCCAAGGTCGTCATCGAGCGTCCGCACAAGAAGTGCCGCGTTACGATCCACTCGGCTCGCCCGGGCCTGATCATCGGCAAGAAGGGCGCCGACATCGAAAAGCTCCGCAGGAAGCTTTCCGAGATGACCAATTCGGAAACGCACCTCAACATCGTCGAGGTGCGCAAGCCGGAAGTCGACGCGACTCTCGTTGCACAGTCGATCGCTCAGCAGCTCGAGCGTCGTGTAGCGTTCCGTCGTGCGATGAAGCGTGCCGTTCAGTCGGCAATGCGTCTCGGCGCCGAAGGCATCAAGATCACCTGCGCCGGCCGTCTCGGCGGTGCGGAAATCGCCCGTACCGAATGGTATCGTGAAGGCCGCGTTCCGCTGCATACGCTGCGCGCCGACATCGACTACGGCACGGCCGAAGCCGAAACCGCTTTCGGTATCTGCGGTGTCAAGGTCTGGATTTTCAAGGGTGAAATCCTTGAGCACGATCCGATGGCTTCCGAGCGCCGCGCGACCGAGAGTGACAACCAGGGCGGTGGCGGCAGAGAGCGTCGCCGCGAGAACGCGTAACATTCGCGCGTGGCAGCCAATATCGGAGAAGTAAAAAAATGTTGCAGCCAAAGCGTACGAAGTATCGCAAGCAGTTCAAGGGACGCATCAAGGGCGTCGCGAAGGGCGGCTCCGACCTGGCCTTCGGCGAATTCGGTCTGAAGGCTCAGGAGCCGAACCGCGTCAATGCTCGCGAGATCGAAGCGGCCCGCCGTGCGATCACCCGTCATATGAAGCGCGCCGGCCGCGTCTGGATCCGGGTATTCCCCGACGTTCCGGTCACGGCAAAGCCGACCGAAGTCCGCATGGGTAAGGGCAAGGGTTCGGTCGAATACTGGGCATGCAAGGTCAAGCCCGGCCGCATGATGTTCGAGATCGACGGTGTCAGCGAAGAGCTCGCCCGCGAGGCGCTTCGCCTCGGCGCTGCCAAGCTCTCTGTCAAGACGCGCTTCGTGCAGCGTATCGCAGAGTAAGGAGTGAAGCTCATGAAAGCCGCAGACGTTCGCGCTCTGAGCGCCGACCAACTCAAGGAAGAGCTTGCCAAGCTGAAGAAGGAGCAGTTCAACCTGCGCTTCCAGAAGGCAACCGGCCAGCTCGAGAAGTCTTCGCGCATCAACGAGGTCCGCAAGGACATCGCGCGCATCAAAACCATTGCCCGCCAGAAGGCGGCAGAAGCCAAGGCCTAAGGACCAGAAGAATATGCCGAAACGCATTCTGCAGGGCACCGTCGTCAGTGACAAGAACGACAAGACCGTCGTCGTCCGGGTCGAGCGCCGCTTTGCGCACCCGATCCTTCAGAAGACCGTTCGTCGTTCCAAGAAGTACAAGGCGCACGACGAGAACAACCAGTTCAAGGTCGGCGACCTCGTTTCCATCGAGGAATGCGCGCCGATCTCCAAGGACAAGCGCTGGACGGTGGTTTCCGCCCAGTCTTGATTTATGCAGGTTTTGTCCGCCGGACCCTTGCGTCTCGGGCAAATATCTGTATGAAGCACGCAATTAAAGCCGAGGAACGCTCGAGTCCGAGCGTTCTTTTGCTTTGAGATGAGCACAATAAGCCGGGCGAGGGGGTTCCGACCCAACCGGCCTGGTAACAACAAGAAGGCGACCTGACATGATTCAGATGCAAACAAACCTCGACGTGGCGGATAATTCCGGCGCACGTCGTGTCATGTG
Encoded here:
- the rpsL gene encoding 30S ribosomal protein S12, coding for MPTVNQLIRKPRQAQVKRNKVPALQENPQKRGVCTRVYTTTPKKPNSALRKVAKIRLTNGFEVIGYIPGEGHNLQEHSVVMIRGGRVKDLPGVRYHIIRGVLDTQGVKNRKQRRSKYGAKRPK
- the rpsG gene encoding 30S ribosomal protein S7 yields the protein MSRRHRAEKREINPDPKFGDLVVTKFMNAIMLHGKKSVAESIVYGAFDAVQSKLKQEPVAVFHSALDNIAPHVEVRSRRVGGATYQVPVDVRPERRQALAIRWLIAAARKRNETTMVDRLCGELMDAANNRGSAVKKREDTHKMADANRAFSHYRW
- the fusA gene encoding elongation factor G; translation: MAREYKIEDYRNFGIMAHIDAGKTTTTERILYYTGKSHKIGEVHDGAATMDWMEQEQERGITITSAATTTFWKGRDGKTRRFNIIDTPGHVDFTIEVERSLRVLDGAIALLDANAGVEPQTETVWRQAEKYHVPRMIFCNKMDKTGADFYRSVEMIKARLGATAVVMQLPIGAESDFKGVVDLIEMNALVWRDESLGAQWDVVEIPADMKEKAEEYREKLIETVVEIDEAAMEAYLEGTYPDNDKIRELVRRGTIDVKFHPMFCGTAFKNKGVQPLLDAVVDYLPSPIDIPAIKGIDVKTDGEIIRKADDNEPLSMLAFKIMNDPFVGSLTFARIYSGKLEKGTSVMNTVKEKRERVGRMLQMHSNSREDIEEAFAGDIVALAGLKETTTGDTLCDPLKPVILERMEFPEPVIQIAIEPKTKGDQEKMGLALNRLAAEDPSFRVKTDEESGQTIIAGMGELHLDIIVDRMRREFKVEASVGAPQVAYRETITRQHEEDYTHKKQSGGTGQFARVKIVFEPNPEGEDFVFESKIVGGAVPKEYIPGVQKGIESVLSSGPLAGFPMLGVKATLIDGAFHDVDSSVLAFEIASRACFREAAKKAGAQLLEPIMKVEVVTPEDYVGDVIGDLNSRRGQIQGQEARGVAVVINAHVPLANMFKYVDNLRSMSQGRAQYTMLFDHYAPVPSNVAQEIQAKYSGQK
- the tuf gene encoding elongation factor Tu, coding for MAKSKFERNKPHVNIGTIGHVDHGKTSLTAAITKYFGEFKAYDQIDAAPEEKARGITISTAHVEYETPNRHYAHVDCPGHADYVKNMITGAAQMDGAILVVSAADGPMPQTREHILLARQVGVPAIVVFLNKVDQVDDAELLELVELEVRELLSSYEFPGDDIPIIKGSALAALEDSDKKIGEDAIRELMAAVDSYIPTPERPIDQPFLMPIEDVFSISGRGTVVTGRVERGIVKVGEEIEIVGIRPTTKTTCTGVEMFRKLLDQGQAGDNIGALLRGVDRNGVERGQILCKPGSVKPHRKFKAEAYILTKEEGGRHTPFFTNYRPQFYFRTTDVTGIVTLPEGTEMVMPGDNVTVDVELIVPIAMEEKLRFAIREGGRTVGAGIVASIVE
- the rpsJ gene encoding 30S ribosomal protein S10; amino-acid sequence: MNGQNIRIRLKAFDHRILDASTREIVSTAKRTGASVRGPVPLPTRIEKFTVNRSPHVDKKSREQFEMRTHKRLLDIVDPTPQTVDALMKLDLAAGVDVEIKL
- the rplC gene encoding 50S ribosomal protein L3; translation: MRSGVIAQKVGMTRVYNDAGEHIPVTVLRLENCQVVAHRTEEKNGYTAVQLGAGRSKVKNTPKAMRGHFAAASVEPKAKLVEFRVSADNLIDIGAELTAGHFVAGQLVDVTGTTIGKGFAGAIKRHNFGGLRATHGVSVSHRSHGSTGSNQDPGRVWKGKRMAGHMGQTRVTTQNLEVVSTDEDRGLILVKGAVPGSKGSWIVVRDAIKSGTPEGAPRPAAVRAAESK
- the rplD gene encoding 50S ribosomal protein L4 — translated: MDLTVKTLEGKDAGKVSLSDAIFGLEPREDIIARVVRWQLAKRQQGTHKSKGRAEVSRTGAKMYKQKGTGRARHHSARAPQFRGGGKAHGPVVRSHAHDLPKKIRALGLRHALSAKLKAEEIIVVDDLVANEAKTKALAGAFASLGLTNALIIGGAEIEGNFKLAAQNIPNVDVLPVQGINVYDILRRGKLVLSKAAVEALEERFK
- a CDS encoding 50S ribosomal protein L23, coding for MTDLRHYDVIVSPSITEKSTLVSEQNQVVFNVAKGASKPEIKAAVEALFGVKVTAVNTLVRKGKLKRFRGFAGKQKDVKKAIVTLADGQSIDVSTGL
- the rplB gene encoding 50S ribosomal protein L2; this encodes MALKSFNPTTPSQRQLVIVSRAGLYKGKPVKTLTEGLSSKGGRNNLGRITVRFQGGGHKRTYRLVDFKRRKFDVEGTVERLEYDPNRTAFIALVNYADGEQAYILAPQRLAAGDKVIASEKAVDVKPGNAMPLQFIPVGSIIHNVEMKPGKGGQIARSAGTYAQLVGRDQGMAILRLNSGEQRLVHGSCLASIGAVSNPDHGNINDGKAGRSRWRGKRPHVRGVVMNPVDHPHGGGEGRTSGGRHPVTPWGKPTKGKRTRSNKSTDKFIMRSRHQRKK
- the rpsS gene encoding 30S ribosomal protein S19, producing MARSVWKGPFVDGYLLKKAEKVREGGRNEVIKMWSRRSTILPQFVGLTFGVYNGNKHVPVSVSEEMVGHKFGEFAPTRTYYGHGADKKAKRK
- the rplV gene encoding 50S ribosomal protein L22 codes for the protein MGKAKAERRLKDNEAQAVARTIRVSPQKLNLVAALIRGKKVDRALAELEFSRKRIAGTVKKTLESAIANAENNHDLDVDSLIVAEAFVGKSIVMKRFHARGRGRASRVEKPFAHLTIVVREVEAKGEAA
- the rpsC gene encoding 30S ribosomal protein S3, whose protein sequence is MGQKINPIGFRLGINRTWDSRWFADNAEYGQLLHEDLKIRAYLMEELKAAGIAKVVIERPHKKCRVTIHSARPGLIIGKKGADIEKLRRKLSEMTNSETHLNIVEVRKPEVDATLVAQSIAQQLERRVAFRRAMKRAVQSAMRLGAEGIKITCAGRLGGAEIARTEWYREGRVPLHTLRADIDYGTAEAETAFGICGVKVWIFKGEILEHDPMASERRATESDNQGGGGRERRRENA
- the rplP gene encoding 50S ribosomal protein L16, which codes for MLQPKRTKYRKQFKGRIKGVAKGGSDLAFGEFGLKAQEPNRVNAREIEAARRAITRHMKRAGRVWIRVFPDVPVTAKPTEVRMGKGKGSVEYWACKVKPGRMMFEIDGVSEELAREALRLGAAKLSVKTRFVQRIAE